The genomic stretch GCTGACGGCGGAGTCTGGAATGCCCTCGATCAATTGAAATAGCGACCCCTTCCGAACATGGCCAATCCAAAACGCAGACAATCCAAGAGCCGTCAACGCCTCCGTCAGGGAGCTAAACGCTGGCGCGCCCCCGTCCTCAAGACCTGCCCAGAGTGCGGCACGTCCGTTCCTGGCCATGTGGCCTGCCCTTCCTGCGGCTACTACAAAGGCCGCCAGGTGCTGAACATCACCGCTGGCGAGTAATCGCAGCGACTGAGAGAGGCTCATCTTTCCAACCCCGCCTGGGAAACCGGGCGGGGTTGAGTTTTTGCGTATCCAGAACCTTGGTTTAAAAGGTCATCTTCTGCCGCTTGAATGAGGTGTGGCTTATCGCACCGAACGGGCGATGTCGCGGGAGAGACGGGCCAGGGCCTCATTCATGGCTGCAATGCGGCCAGAGACGGGCGGCACGGTCAGCTCAATGGGCACTACCGTGCGGAAACTGC from Prosthecobacter algae encodes the following:
- the rpmF gene encoding 50S ribosomal protein L32 gives rise to the protein MANPKRRQSKSRQRLRQGAKRWRAPVLKTCPECGTSVPGHVACPSCGYYKGRQVLNITAGE